A single genomic interval of Chiroxiphia lanceolata isolate bChiLan1 chromosome W unlocalized genomic scaffold, bChiLan1.pri scaffold_112_arrow_ctg1, whole genome shotgun sequence harbors:
- the LOC116781294 gene encoding zinc finger protein 239-like isoform X2, with the protein MEEEAARKRKMPWAPQAGPELRTESPEDKSPRETLVGEAVLKGSTVQEGSGEEKGRRSPHRRDSKAIPGCSEEERASLCREGGWSLRGSSELVVPEQPPSREKPFRCLECGKNFRKSFNLLTHQHIHTGERPYTCRECGKSFNQSSTLHIHQRIHTGERPYKCLECGKRFQTSSSLLQHQRTHTDERPFRCTDCGKGFNRNSHLVTHRRIHTGERPYKCGECGKSFPHSSTLTKHQWTHR; encoded by the exons atggaggaggaggctgcgaggaagaggaagatgccttgggccccccaggcag gccccgagctgaggacggagagcccggaggacaaatccccccgtgagaccctggtgggagaggccgttttgaagggctccacggtgcaggaaggcagcggggaggaaaagggccggAGATCCCCCCACAGGAGGGActccaaagccatcccagggtgctctgaggaggaaagagccagccTGTGCCGGGAAGGCGGCTGGAGCTTGAGGgggagctctgagctggtggtccctgagcagcctccaagcagggagaagcccttcaggtgcttggaatgtgggaagaacTTCAGGAAGAGCTTCAAcctcctcacccaccagcacatccacactggggaacggccctacacatgtagggaatgtgggaagagcttcaaccaGAGCTCCACCCTCCACAtccaccagcgcatccacactggagaacggccctacaagtgcttggaatgtgggaagaggtttcagaCCAGCTCCAGTCTCCTCCAGCACCAGCGGACGCACACGGATGAGAGGCCCTTCCGCTGCACCGACTGCGGGAAGGGCTTCAACCGGAACTCCCACCTCGTCACCCACCggcgcatccacactggggagaggccctacaagtgtggggagtgtgggaagagcttcccCCACAGCTCTACCTTGACCAAACACCAATGGACCCACCGGTAA
- the LOC116781294 gene encoding zinc finger protein 239-like isoform X1 — protein sequence MDLGRRNPQANALSPCFPLPHQDLSFSKLGRMEEEAARKRKMPWAPQAGPELRTESPEDKSPRETLVGEAVLKGSTVQEGSGEEKGRRSPHRRDSKAIPGCSEEERASLCREGGWSLRGSSELVVPEQPPSREKPFRCLECGKNFRKSFNLLTHQHIHTGERPYTCRECGKSFNQSSTLHIHQRIHTGERPYKCLECGKRFQTSSSLLQHQRTHTDERPFRCTDCGKGFNRNSHLVTHRRIHTGERPYKCGECGKSFPHSSTLTKHQWTHR from the exons atggacttgggcaggaggaacccccaagccaacgcactcagcccttgttttcccctcccccatCAGGATTTGTCCTTCTCAAAGCTTGggcggatggaggaggaggctgcgaggaagaggaagatgccttgggccccccaggcag gccccgagctgaggacggagagcccggaggacaaatccccccgtgagaccctggtgggagaggccgttttgaagggctccacggtgcaggaaggcagcggggaggaaaagggccggAGATCCCCCCACAGGAGGGActccaaagccatcccagggtgctctgaggaggaaagagccagccTGTGCCGGGAAGGCGGCTGGAGCTTGAGGgggagctctgagctggtggtccctgagcagcctccaagcagggagaagcccttcaggtgcttggaatgtgggaagaacTTCAGGAAGAGCTTCAAcctcctcacccaccagcacatccacactggggaacggccctacacatgtagggaatgtgggaagagcttcaaccaGAGCTCCACCCTCCACAtccaccagcgcatccacactggagaacggccctacaagtgcttggaatgtgggaagaggtttcagaCCAGCTCCAGTCTCCTCCAGCACCAGCGGACGCACACGGATGAGAGGCCCTTCCGCTGCACCGACTGCGGGAAGGGCTTCAACCGGAACTCCCACCTCGTCACCCACCggcgcatccacactggggagaggccctacaagtgtggggagtgtgggaagagcttcccCCACAGCTCTACCTTGACCAAACACCAATGGACCCACCGGTAA